From the Candidatus Margulisiibacteriota bacterium genome, one window contains:
- a CDS encoding radical SAM protein has translation MGINITKKTGVDIYQPDCAVWELTLLCNFKCLHCGGSAGLSRKNELTFDEIRVVANDLRRIGFQRVSLIGGETFLRKDWYEIAKMIMDTGLGITYVTNGSLFPNNKKLAKQVIATKPSVIGFSLDGGKAETHDYIRGYKGSFDRIFKSLELFKNTGINLSVITSVNKINVKELPLIRDLILGKNIAWQIQICNNNGSRFSRDYFLNKDEYLSVAKFIHNSVKEHSVSDLPIAGADDLGYFSEKHPFCTINYNCWDGCKAGRSNLGIQSNGNIKGCDSLPDEYIESNVRERSLYDIWTDPKSFAYTRNFDKNQLKGCCAKCQHGAVCKGGCVDIAHSISGHAFENSYCLYANENNLL, from the coding sequence GTGGGTATAAATATCACGAAAAAAACAGGAGTTGATATATATCAGCCGGATTGTGCGGTGTGGGAGCTCACATTATTGTGTAATTTTAAGTGTCTGCATTGCGGTGGTTCGGCTGGTTTAAGTCGTAAGAACGAATTAACTTTTGATGAAATTCGGGTTGTGGCTAATGATTTGCGTCGAATTGGTTTTCAGAGAGTATCTTTAATTGGCGGCGAAACATTCTTACGCAAAGACTGGTATGAGATTGCCAAAATGATTATGGACACAGGGCTGGGAATTACTTATGTTACCAATGGTTCTTTGTTCCCGAATAATAAAAAGCTGGCCAAACAAGTAATTGCTACAAAACCAAGCGTTATTGGTTTTAGTTTAGACGGCGGCAAAGCAGAAACACACGATTATATTAGAGGCTATAAAGGCTCTTTTGATAGAATTTTCAAATCGCTGGAATTATTTAAAAATACCGGAATAAATCTTTCGGTCATTACTTCTGTCAATAAAATAAATGTAAAAGAATTGCCATTGATTAGAGATTTAATTTTAGGCAAAAACATCGCTTGGCAGATACAAATTTGCAATAATAACGGCAGTCGTTTCAGTAGAGATTATTTTTTAAATAAAGATGAGTATTTATCTGTTGCAAAATTTATTCATAATTCCGTCAAGGAACATTCTGTTTCTGATTTGCCAATTGCTGGAGCGGACGACTTGGGCTATTTTTCAGAGAAACATCCATTTTGCACGATTAACTATAATTGTTGGGACGGCTGCAAAGCCGGCCGTAGCAATCTCGGCATCCAAAGCAACGGCAATATCAAAGGCTGTGATTCTCTGCCTGACGAATATATCGAGAGCAATGTGCGCGAGCGCAGTCTGTATGATATTTGGACTGATCCCAAATCATTTGCTTATACCAGAAATTTTGACAAGAACCAGTTAAAGGGTTGCTGTGCCAAGTGCCAGCATGGGGCGGTATGTAAAGGCGGTTGTGTGGATATTGCTCATTCTATTAGCGGACACGCTTTTGAAAATTCATATTGCCTGTATGCTAATGAAAACAATTTGCTATAA